One genomic window of Glycine soja cultivar W05 chromosome 9, ASM419377v2, whole genome shotgun sequence includes the following:
- the LOC114367988 gene encoding chitinase-like protein 2, producing the protein MSPTWVFVLGVAAMLVVVSGQSSVKPLVKTVKGKKVCDKGWECKGWSAYCCNETISDYFQTYQFENLFAKRNSPVAHAVGFWDYRSFITAAALYQPHGFGTTGGKTSGQKELAAFFGHVGSKTSCGYGVATGGPLAWGLCYSKELSPDKFYCDDYYKLTYPCTPGAAYYGRGAIPLYWNYNYGKAGEALKVDLLNHPEYIEQNATLAFQAALWQWMTPPEKHLPSPHDVFVGNWKPTKNDTLSKRVPGFGATINLLYGDQTCGQGSDNEAMNNIISHYLYYLDLLGVGREEAGPNEVLSCAEQAAFKPSGSPSSATN; encoded by the exons ATGAGTCCAACATGGGTTTTTGTGTTAGGTGTTGCAGCAATGTTGGTGGTTGTGAGTGGACAATCATCAGTGAAGCCTTTGGTGAAGACAGTGAAGGGGAAGAAGGTGTGTGACAAAGGGTGGGAGTGCAAAGGTTGGTCTGCATATTGCTGCAATGAGACTATCTCCGACTACTTCCAGACATACCAGTTTGAGAACCTCTTCGCGAAGCGCAATTCGCCGGTGGCACATGCTGTTGGTTTCTGGGACTACCGTTCTTTCATCACCGCTGCTGCACTGTACCAGCCTCACGGCTTTGGCACCACTGGGGGAAAGACCAGTGGCCAGAAGGAACTTGCTGCTTTCTTTGGCCATGTTGGCAGCAAGACCTCTT GTGGTTATGGGGTGGCTACAGGGGGACCCTTAGCCTGGGGCTTATGCTACAGCAAGGAATTGAGTCCTGATAAATTCTACTGCGATGACTACTATAAATTAACCTACCCTTGCACTCCTGGCGCAGCATACTATGGCCGTGGTGCCATCCCACTTTACTG GAACTACAACTATGGAAAAGCCGGGGAAGCCTTGAAGGTGGATCTGTTGAACCATCCAGAATACATAGAACAAAACGCCACTCTAGCCTTCCAGGCTGCACTCTGGCAGTGGATGACCCCACCAGAGAAGCACCTACCATCACCCCATGATGTCTTTGTTGGCAACTGGAAACCCACAAAAAATGACACATTGTCCAAAAGGGTACCCGGATTTGGTGCCACAATAAACTTGCTCTATGGGGATCAAACTTGTGGTCAGGGATCAGATAATGAGGCCATGAACAACATCATTTCACACTATCTTTATTATCTTGATCTCTTGGGTGTTGGCAGAGAAGAGGCAGGGCCTAATGAAGTTCTCTCCTGTGCTGAACAAGCTGCTTTTAAGCCCTCTGGCTCACCATCTTCTGCCACAAA